One Mustelus asterias chromosome 12, sMusAst1.hap1.1, whole genome shotgun sequence genomic region harbors:
- the LOC144501512 gene encoding E3 ubiquitin/ISG15 ligase TRIM25-like isoform X4 has protein sequence MASPSQDKFVCAICLDIFSNPTTLPCGHSFCLQCMHGYWELSSSSDTASCPQCLHTFNPRPSLHKNLILCEILEELRSSGKLSPGAEAGPEDVVCDLCTTTKLKGRKSCLDCLVTLCQSHLTTHEKASGDHTLVDPVKQLKAQQQCAAHGKPLDWFCRTDGMCICELCVSEQHLIHETVTVPEEVDKRQKLILQESSEHKQQLQKTLAEISNLQLKADSIKNSSQEVRTEITKKFTAMIKVIEEAHRKVIGLVNNDEQVVLRQVDSIRSQLQQRSAELSRNENQLSSLLKINHHLIFLQESSCLKASVQPLDFPQLKTDVQSTMAHVNVAVTELATWVEQRMQLFKQNLDKRNSAHPKKVKTNEEFIISTQNKKTPMVLPKTQYLRCTWETVLAQSEHSRLTIDC, from the exons ATGGCTTCACCCTCTCAGGATAAATTTGTCTGTGCCATCTGCCTTGACATCTTCAGCAATCCAACCACTCTCCCGTGTGGCCACAGCTTCTGCCTGCAGTGTATGCACGGTTACTGGGAGCTGAGCTCCAGCTCAGACACAGCCAGCTGTCCGCAGTGTCTCCACACTTTCAACCCCAGACCCAGCCTGCACAAGAACCTCATCCTGTGTGAAATCCTGGAGGAGCTCCGATCCAGCGGCAAGCTTTCACCCGGGGCCGAGGCTGGCCCGGAGGATGTGGTCTGTGATCTCTGCACAACCACCAAGCTGAAAGGCAGGAAGTCTTGCTTGGATTGTCTGGTCACCCTCTGCCAGAGCCACTTGACAACTCATGAGAAGGCTTCCGGGGACCACACTCTGGTTGACCCAGTCAAACAGCTCAAAGCCCAGCAACAGTGTGCAGCTCACGGGAAACCTCTGGATTGGTTCTGTAGAACGGACGGAATGTGTATTTGTGAACTGTGTGTCAGCGAGCAACATCTTATTCACGAAACTGTAACTGTGCCAGAGGAAGTGGACAAACGACAG AAACTGATTCTCCAGGAGTCATCTGAACATAAACAACAGCTACAAAAGACATTAGCAGAGATCAGCAATCTTCAGCTGAAAGCTGACTCAATTAAG AATTCCTCACAGGAGGTGAGAACTGAGATCACCAAGAAATTCACTGCCATGATCAAAGTCATTGAAGAAGCACACAGAAAAGTGATTGGGCTGGTTAATAATGATGAGCAGGTGGTACTACGCCAGGTAGACAGCATCAGGAGCCAACTCCAACAGAGGAGTGCTGAACTCAGCAGGAACGAGAATCAGTTGAGCTCCCTGCTGAAGATCAATCACCACCTCATCTTTCTGCAG GAATCCAGTTGCTTAAAAGCAAGCGTGCAACCTCTGGATTTCCCACAGCTAAAGACAGATGTCCAGTCCACAATGGCTCATGTCAACGTAGCTGTCACAGAACTTGCCACATGGGTCGAACAGCGAATGCAGCTGTTTAAGCAAAACCTCGACAAACGGAACAGTG CACATCCAAAGAAGGTGAAGACTAATGAAGAGTTCATAATTT